In a single window of the Jaculus jaculus isolate mJacJac1 chromosome 9, mJacJac1.mat.Y.cur, whole genome shotgun sequence genome:
- the Foxj1 gene encoding forkhead box protein J1 codes for MAESWLRLSGAGPAEEAGPEGGLEEPDALDDSLTSLQWLQEFSILNAKAPALPSGGTDPHGYHQVPGSVAPGSPLAADPACLGQPHTPGKPTSSCTSRSSPPGLQAPPPDDVDYATNPHVKPPYSYATLICMAMQASKATKITLSAIYKWITDNFCYFRHADPTWQNSIRHNLSLNKCFIKVPREKDEPGKGGFWRIDPQYAERLLSGAFKKRRLPPVHIHPAFARQASQEPSAAPWGGPLTVNTEAQQLLREFEEATGEAGWGTGEGRLGHKRKQPLPKRVAKVLRPPNTLLLTQEEQGELEPLKGNFDWEAIFEAGTLGGELSTLEALELSPPLSPMSHGDVDLTVHGRHIDCPATWGPPVEQAADSLDFDETFLATSFLQHPWDESGAGCLPPEPLFEAGDATLAADLQDWASVGAFL; via the exons ATGGCGGAGAGCTGGCTGCGCCTGTCCGGAGCAGGGCCAGCCGAGGAGGCTGGGCCGGAGGGCGGCCTGGAGGAGCCGGACGCCCTCGATGACAGCCTGACCAGCCTTCAGTGGCTGCAGGAATTCTCCATTCTCAACGCCAAGGCTCCCGCCCTGCCCTCCGGGGGTACCGACCCCCACGGCTACCACCAGGTGCCTGGCTCCGTGGCTCCCGGGTCGCCTCTGGCCGCTGACCCTGCCTGCCTCGGGCAGCCGCACACACCAGGCAAACCCACGTCTTCGTGCACGTCTCGTAGCTCGCCCCCTGGGCTGCAGGCCCCGCCCCCCGACGACGTGGACTATGCCACCAACCCGCACGTGAAGCCGCCCTACTCTTACGCCACTCTCATCTGCATGGCCATGCAAGCCAGCAAGGCCACCAAGATCACCCTGTCGGCCATCTACAAGTGGATCACGGACAACTTCTGCTACTTCCGCCACGCTGATCCCACCTGGCAG AATTCCATCCGCCACAACCTGTCCCTGAACAAGTGCTTCATCAAAGTGCCTCGGGAGAAGGATGAGCCAGGCAAGGGGGGCTTCTGGCGCATCGACCCTCAGTACGCGGAGCGGCTGCTCAGCGGGGCCTTCAAGAAGCGGCGCTTGCCCCCGGTCCACATCCACCCAGCCTTTGCCCGCCAGGCCTCGCAGGAGCCCAGTGCCGCCCCCTGGGGCGGGCCGCTGACCGTGAACACGGAGGCCCAGCAGCTGCTGCGGGAGTTTGAGGAGGCCACTGGGGAGGCTGGCTGGGGCACAGGAGAGGGCAGGCTGGGGCACAAGCGCAAGCAGCCGCTGCCCAAGCGGGTGGCCAAGGTCCTGCGGCCACCTAACACATTGTTGCTGACCCAGGAGGAGCAGGGAGAGCTGGAACCCCTGAAAGGCAACTTTGACTGGGAGGCTATCTTCGAGGCTGGCACGCTGGGTGGGGAGCTGAGcacactggaggccctggagctgagCCCCCCGCTGAGCCCCATGTCTCACGGAGATGTGGACCTCACCGTCCACGGCCGCCACATCGACTGCCCTGCTACCTGGGGACCTCCAGTGGAGCAGGCTGCAGACAGCCTGGACTTCGATGAGACCTTCCTGGCCACATCTTTCCTGCAGCACCCCTGGGACGAGAGTGGCGCTGGCTGCCTACCCCCAGAACCTCTCTTTGAGGCAGGGGACGCCACCCTGGCTGCTGACCTGCAGGACTGGGCCAGCGTGGGTGCCTTCTTGTAA